The Streptomyces kanamyceticus genome window below encodes:
- a CDS encoding MHYT domain-containing protein produces the protein MGHLDHATFGWLTPVLSYAMACIGSALGLCCTVRALGAEGRSRRNWLITAASAIGTGIWTMHFVAMLGFGVTGTEIHYNVPLTMLSLLGAVVVVGAGVFAVGYGRDRGRALAIGGLTTGLGVASMHYIGMAALRMHGDVRYDPVLVGLSVVIAVIAATAALWAGLNIKSPLAVAVASLVMGGAVSSMHYTGMLAVSVRVDPSEAALPGATTMQFIFPLAVGLGSYLFLTCAFVALSPTEGEREASVSAQRPAETAAR, from the coding sequence ATGGGACACCTGGACCACGCCACATTCGGTTGGCTGACCCCCGTGCTGTCGTACGCGATGGCCTGCATCGGCTCCGCCCTGGGGCTGTGCTGCACCGTCCGCGCGCTGGGCGCCGAGGGCCGCTCACGCCGGAACTGGCTCATCACCGCGGCCTCCGCCATCGGCACCGGCATCTGGACCATGCATTTCGTGGCGATGCTCGGCTTCGGAGTCACCGGCACCGAGATCCACTACAACGTGCCGCTGACCATGCTCAGCCTCCTGGGCGCGGTGGTCGTCGTCGGCGCCGGAGTCTTCGCCGTCGGATACGGCCGGGACCGGGGGCGGGCACTCGCGATCGGTGGACTCACCACCGGGCTCGGCGTCGCGAGCATGCACTACATCGGCATGGCGGCACTGCGCATGCACGGCGACGTGCGGTACGACCCGGTGCTCGTCGGCCTCTCCGTAGTGATCGCCGTGATCGCGGCGACCGCGGCCCTGTGGGCGGGCCTCAACATCAAGTCGCCACTCGCCGTGGCCGTCGCGTCTCTCGTCATGGGCGGGGCGGTGAGCAGCATGCACTACACCGGAATGCTCGCCGTGAGCGTGCGCGTCGATCCCTCCGAAGCCGCACTGCCCGGGGCCACCACGATGCAGTTCATCTTTCCCCTCGCCGTCGGCCTCGGGTCTTACCTGTTCTTGACGTGTGCCTTCGTCGCGCTCTCCCCGACGGAAGGTGAGCGCGAAGCCTCCGTGTCGGCCCAGCGACCGGCCGAGACCGCCGCCCGATAG
- a CDS encoding class I SAM-dependent methyltransferase, with translation MNDERTRVQEFFTARAADWDARFPDDGPAYRAAVTELGLRPGSHVLDAGCGTGRALPALREAVGPSGAVLGADLTPAMLEAAKRAGRDHDGQLLLADVAHLPLRTGSLDAVFGAGLIAHLPDPEENLRELRRVVRPGGLLALFHPIGRAALAARQGRQITPGDLRAEANLSPLLAGSGWDMTTYVDEDARFLALAVRQD, from the coding sequence ATGAACGACGAGCGCACACGGGTCCAGGAATTCTTCACGGCGCGCGCCGCCGACTGGGACGCCCGATTCCCCGACGACGGTCCCGCTTATCGGGCCGCGGTCACCGAACTCGGGCTGCGGCCCGGCTCTCACGTGCTCGACGCGGGCTGCGGCACCGGACGGGCACTGCCCGCTCTCCGGGAGGCCGTAGGGCCCTCGGGGGCCGTGCTCGGGGCGGATCTGACGCCCGCCATGCTGGAGGCCGCGAAACGGGCCGGCAGGGACCACGACGGGCAGCTCCTGCTCGCCGACGTGGCCCACCTGCCGCTGCGCACGGGATCGCTCGACGCGGTGTTCGGCGCGGGGCTGATCGCCCATCTGCCCGATCCGGAGGAGAACCTGCGGGAGTTGCGGCGCGTGGTGCGCCCCGGCGGGCTCCTCGCCCTGTTCCACCCCATTGGCCGGGCGGCGCTCGCCGCGCGCCAGGGGCGGCAGATCACCCCGGGCGATCTGCGGGCCGAGGCGAACCTGAGCCCCCTGCTTGCCGGTTCCGGCTGGGACATGACCACGTATGTCGACGAGGACGCCCGGTTCCTCGCCCTGGCCGTACGCCAGGACTGA
- a CDS encoding oxygenase MpaB family protein has protein sequence MKRYERLEQIRRMDPEKDFLAIYRLTAAYEFPWDVTRALELALYRTYAVPSIGRLLAQTAELTDRTQKRYDDTALLLDTVVEHGFDDDEGRTAIRRINQMHRSYDISNDDMRYVLCTFVVVPKRWIDTFGWRRLSRHETVAAATYYRVLGQHMGIKDIPGSYEEFENCLDAYEEANFGWDQGAREVSDATLDLMASWYPRAVAPVLRAATLALLDEPLLRAFRYEQPGAVTRSLVNRAVRLRGRAVRLMPPRKAPHYARQNWEIKGYPDGYEVPELGTFPVPGVRGCPVPHPGRSVGSPVE, from the coding sequence GTGAAGCGCTATGAGCGGCTCGAGCAGATCCGTCGCATGGACCCGGAGAAGGACTTCCTCGCGATCTACCGACTCACCGCGGCATACGAGTTCCCCTGGGACGTGACGCGCGCACTCGAACTCGCCCTCTACCGCACGTACGCCGTGCCGAGCATCGGTCGACTCCTGGCGCAGACAGCCGAGCTGACGGACCGTACGCAAAAGCGCTACGACGACACGGCGCTGCTTCTCGACACCGTCGTGGAGCACGGCTTTGACGACGACGAGGGCCGTACAGCCATCCGTCGCATCAACCAGATGCACCGCAGTTACGACATCAGCAACGACGACATGCGCTACGTACTGTGCACCTTTGTGGTCGTGCCGAAGCGATGGATCGACACCTTCGGCTGGCGCAGGCTCTCGCGTCACGAGACGGTCGCCGCCGCCACCTACTACCGCGTGCTCGGGCAGCACATGGGGATCAAAGACATTCCCGGCTCCTACGAAGAGTTCGAAAACTGCCTCGACGCTTACGAAGAGGCCAACTTCGGCTGGGACCAAGGCGCGCGAGAGGTCTCCGACGCGACGCTGGACCTGATGGCCTCCTGGTATCCGCGCGCCGTGGCGCCTGTCCTGCGCGCCGCGACCCTGGCCCTGCTCGACGAGCCCTTGCTGCGGGCCTTCCGGTACGAGCAGCCGGGCGCCGTGACGCGCTCGCTGGTCAACCGCGCCGTGCGGCTTCGGGGGCGTGCGGTGCGCCTGATGCCCCCGCGCAAGGCTCCGCACTACGCGCGGCAGAACTGGGAGATCAAGGGCTACCCCGACGGGTATGAGGTGCCCGAGCTCGGTACGTTCCCCGTTCCCGGCGTGCGGGGGTGCCCCGTGCCGCACCCGGGCAGGTCAGTGGGCTCGCCCGTCGAGTGA
- a CDS encoding alpha/beta fold hydrolase — protein sequence MREAQFDAGGSHVRWTEVDGAEPARVYVHGLGAASTVYHAHIAARPELAGRRSLFVDLPGHGISDRPGDFGYTLEDHADALAAALDAARVTGAEVVGHSMGGSVAIVLAHRRPDLVARLVLTEANLDPMPPVTAGSSGIAGYEEEDFVSSGGHARVLEKVGSTWAATMRLADPLALHRSATGLIKGTQPTMRRMLTDLAVDRVYVQGALSGELSGEDDLVAAGVRVVTVPDAGHNVMFDNPAAFAAVIAGRP from the coding sequence ATGCGAGAGGCACAGTTCGACGCGGGAGGCAGTCATGTGCGATGGACGGAGGTCGACGGAGCCGAACCGGCGCGGGTGTACGTCCACGGACTTGGCGCCGCGTCGACGGTCTACCACGCACACATCGCCGCGCGCCCCGAACTGGCAGGCCGCCGCTCGCTGTTCGTGGACCTCCCGGGGCACGGCATCAGTGACCGGCCCGGTGACTTCGGATACACACTGGAGGATCACGCTGACGCGCTGGCCGCGGCGCTCGACGCGGCACGGGTGACGGGGGCCGAGGTCGTCGGGCACAGCATGGGAGGCTCCGTCGCCATCGTGCTCGCCCACCGGCGGCCCGACCTGGTCGCGCGGCTCGTCCTCACGGAGGCCAACCTCGACCCGATGCCGCCCGTGACGGCGGGCAGCAGCGGCATCGCCGGGTACGAGGAGGAGGACTTCGTCAGCAGCGGCGGCCACGCCCGCGTGCTGGAGAAAGTGGGCTCTACGTGGGCGGCGACCATGCGTCTCGCCGACCCTTTGGCTCTGCACAGAAGCGCGACCGGGCTCATCAAGGGCACACAGCCCACGATGCGCCGCATGCTCACCGATCTGGCGGTCGACCGAGTCTACGTACAGGGCGCACTCAGCGGTGAACTCTCCGGAGAGGACGACCTGGTGGCGGCCGGAGTGCGGGTGGTCACCGTTCCGGACGCGGGACACAACGTCATGTTCGACAATCCGGCGGCCTTCGCCGCTGTGATCGCCGGGCGCCCCTGA
- a CDS encoding PadR family transcriptional regulator, with translation MLELAILGFLHDAPLHGYELRKRITALTGHVRPVAESTLYPAIKRLEKAGLIARETQPGSGAAPRHVLSLTPEGRQELRARLSTPARVDITDENRWFTLLAFLRHLEDDRAQAAVLESRLAFLEEPASFFYDDSGRPLRAEELDDPFRRGILTIARATSRAELAWLRATLTSLDGRAH, from the coding sequence ATGCTCGAACTGGCCATCCTCGGTTTCCTCCACGACGCCCCCTTGCACGGCTATGAGCTGCGCAAGCGCATCACCGCACTGACCGGGCACGTGCGGCCCGTCGCGGAGAGCACGCTGTACCCCGCCATCAAGCGGCTGGAGAAGGCCGGGCTGATCGCCCGCGAAACACAGCCCGGCTCAGGAGCAGCGCCACGTCACGTCCTGAGCCTCACCCCGGAAGGCAGACAAGAGCTTCGCGCGCGGCTGTCGACCCCCGCGCGGGTGGACATCACCGATGAGAACCGCTGGTTCACGCTGCTCGCCTTCCTGCGTCATCTGGAGGACGACAGGGCACAGGCGGCGGTACTCGAGAGCCGACTGGCCTTCCTGGAGGAACCGGCGAGCTTCTTCTACGACGACAGCGGCCGCCCGTTGCGCGCGGAGGAGCTCGACGACCCCTTCCGGCGCGGCATCCTCACCATCGCCCGCGCGACGAGCCGGGCCGAACTCGCCTGGCTGCGCGCCACATTGACGTCACTCGACGGGCGAGCCCACTGA
- a CDS encoding fatty acid desaturase family protein has translation MPQAAAVAERSPVSTGRQHAGSDFAPLLRTVKEQGLLDRRIDWYTRTVAINALALAAVGVGMFLLGTSWWVLLLAPVLSVLCARTAFIGHDAGHSQISGNRTAGRVMGLIHGNLLLGMSSAWWNDKHNRHHANPNHIDKDPDVAADVLVWTSKQAKVRVGFRRWLTRNQAWLFFPLTLLQGVAMKVYGFQDLRRQAPRERVVEGALLVAHLVGYVTLLLTAMPLGHAIAFAAIHQALFGLHLGLAFAPNHKGMEMPDPDGERWGHLRRQVLTSRNIRGSLATDWFLGGLNYQIEHHLFPSMPRPHLRLAQPLVRAHCASLGMSYTEAGFVDSYRQVLRHMYEVGEPLRVE, from the coding sequence ATGCCCCAGGCCGCCGCAGTCGCGGAACGCTCCCCTGTCAGTACTGGCAGGCAGCACGCCGGAAGTGATTTCGCGCCCCTTCTGCGCACGGTCAAGGAGCAGGGCCTCCTGGACCGCCGCATCGACTGGTACACGCGCACCGTCGCGATCAACGCCCTGGCGCTGGCGGCGGTGGGTGTCGGCATGTTCCTCCTGGGAACGTCCTGGTGGGTACTGCTGCTCGCTCCCGTACTCTCCGTCCTGTGCGCCCGCACGGCCTTCATCGGCCACGATGCGGGCCACTCACAGATATCCGGCAATCGCACTGCCGGCCGCGTCATGGGGCTCATACACGGCAATCTCTTGCTCGGGATGAGCTCGGCCTGGTGGAACGACAAGCACAACCGACACCACGCCAACCCCAACCACATCGACAAGGACCCCGACGTCGCCGCCGATGTCCTGGTGTGGACCAGCAAGCAGGCCAAGGTTCGCGTGGGATTCCGGCGCTGGCTCACCCGTAACCAGGCTTGGCTCTTCTTCCCTCTGACGCTGCTCCAGGGCGTCGCCATGAAGGTCTACGGATTCCAGGATCTGCGTAGGCAGGCCCCGCGTGAACGCGTCGTGGAAGGGGCCCTCCTGGTGGCCCACCTCGTCGGCTATGTGACGCTGCTGCTCACCGCCATGCCCCTCGGCCACGCCATCGCCTTCGCCGCCATCCACCAGGCGCTGTTCGGCCTGCACCTCGGACTCGCCTTCGCGCCCAACCACAAGGGCATGGAGATGCCCGATCCGGACGGGGAGCGCTGGGGGCACCTGCGCCGTCAGGTCCTCACCTCGCGCAACATCCGCGGCAGCCTGGCGACCGACTGGTTCCTGGGCGGGCTCAACTATCAGATCGAGCACCACCTGTTCCCGAGCATGCCCCGCCCTCACCTGCGGCTCGCCCAACCTCTCGTACGTGCCCACTGCGCCTCATTGGGCATGTCCTACACCGAGGCGGGATTCGTCGACTCCTACCGTCAGGTTCTGCGGCACATGTACGAGGTCGGGGAGCCTCTCCGCGTCGAGTAG
- a CDS encoding DEAD/DEAH box helicase produces the protein MHGLPAVSPSEISELSHCSVLFVPGDPARGGRVAFWQPDGTELPSITAGTLEELTVAVPGDDGVELADVMALLLPVRVALPVLTRARAASGTHPTAAFWGTAGVLALQLAARGLLLPGLTSSDHDAWRTGPLGADDVRRLRDLAAAMPPAAHAHPLDHTVPPRLPEPERLLRQFLDAVADTLPRSPAAAMATGGPAFTVAEPQHVPEQRAWALDVAAGHDAGVRISLRVEIPGLISETEGGTRLPFRAVLQLHSVSDPSLVADAAEVWAGSGTSAQAFGSRARMDALLALRRATRAWPPLAPLLAATVPDAIELADEEVTDLLGEGARMLSVAGVDVHWPRELTRNLTARAVIGPPDDEGQGPQKLSSDTPSFLSADALLAFNWRFALGDQQLTREELDRLAEANRPVVRLRDQWVLIDPDEARRARERHDRKVTPIDALGAALTGTTEIGGQRVDVQPTGWLATLRERLADPEGMDPVGQPAALAAQLRDYQLRGLNWLARMTSLGLGGCLADDMGLGKTITLISLHLHRQLDRESAGPTLVVCPTSLMGNWQREIEKFAPGTAVRRFHGARRSLEDLADGEFVLTTYGTMRLDAETLGQAPWGMVVADEAQHVKNPYSATAKQLRTIGARARVALTGTPVENNLSELWAILDWTTPGLLGKLGTFRTRYAQAVEGGTDPGAAERLGQLVRPFLLRRRKSDPGIAPELPPKTETDRAVSLSTEQAGLYEAVVRETLAEISGADGFERRGLIVKLLTGLKQICNHPAQYLKEDEPRISGRSGKLELLDELLDTILSEDACVLVFTQYVQMARLIERHLSARGIPSQFLHGGTPVAEREAMVERFQEGAVPVFLLSLKAAGTGLNLTRAEHVVHYDRWWNPAVEAQATDRAYRIGQTRPVQVHRLIAEGTIEDRIADMLLRKRELADSVLGSGEAGLTELTDSELSDLVELRGGAR, from the coding sequence GTGCACGGACTCCCTGCCGTATCCCCCTCCGAGATCTCCGAACTGTCCCACTGCTCCGTGCTGTTCGTGCCGGGCGATCCGGCACGCGGCGGGCGCGTGGCCTTCTGGCAACCCGATGGCACTGAGCTCCCCTCGATCACCGCGGGGACTCTCGAGGAACTGACCGTCGCCGTACCGGGCGACGACGGCGTCGAGCTCGCCGACGTGATGGCACTGCTCCTCCCGGTGCGCGTAGCGCTGCCCGTCCTCACACGCGCGCGTGCCGCCTCGGGCACGCACCCCACGGCCGCCTTCTGGGGCACCGCGGGCGTGCTCGCCCTGCAGCTGGCGGCGAGGGGCCTGCTCCTGCCCGGGCTCACCAGCAGCGATCACGACGCCTGGCGTACCGGCCCGCTGGGAGCCGATGACGTGCGGCGGCTGCGCGACCTCGCTGCCGCGATGCCGCCCGCCGCACACGCGCACCCCCTGGACCACACCGTGCCACCGCGGCTGCCCGAACCGGAGCGCCTGCTGCGCCAGTTCCTCGACGCCGTGGCCGATACGCTGCCGCGCTCCCCCGCCGCCGCGATGGCCACGGGCGGGCCCGCCTTCACCGTGGCGGAACCGCAGCATGTTCCCGAACAGCGCGCCTGGGCCCTGGACGTGGCCGCCGGTCACGACGCAGGCGTGCGGATCTCCCTGCGGGTGGAGATCCCCGGCCTCATTTCGGAGACCGAAGGCGGTACCCGGCTGCCGTTCCGTGCCGTACTGCAACTGCACAGTGTCAGCGACCCCTCGCTCGTCGCGGACGCCGCCGAGGTGTGGGCCGGATCCGGTACGTCGGCGCAGGCGTTCGGGTCGCGCGCGCGGATGGACGCCCTGCTCGCGCTGCGTCGCGCCACGCGCGCGTGGCCGCCGCTGGCCCCGCTGCTCGCCGCCACCGTGCCCGACGCCATCGAACTCGCCGACGAAGAGGTGACCGACCTCCTCGGGGAAGGTGCGCGGATGCTCTCGGTCGCGGGCGTCGACGTGCACTGGCCCAGGGAGTTGACGCGCAACCTGACGGCGCGCGCGGTCATCGGCCCGCCGGACGACGAAGGCCAGGGGCCGCAGAAGCTGTCCTCGGACACACCGTCGTTCCTCTCGGCCGACGCACTGCTGGCCTTCAACTGGCGGTTCGCGCTGGGCGATCAGCAGCTGACCCGCGAGGAGCTGGACCGCCTCGCCGAGGCCAACCGCCCCGTGGTGCGCCTGCGGGACCAGTGGGTGCTCATCGACCCGGACGAGGCGCGCCGCGCCCGTGAGCGCCACGACCGCAAGGTCACCCCGATCGACGCCCTCGGTGCCGCTCTGACCGGCACCACCGAGATCGGCGGCCAACGCGTCGACGTGCAGCCGACCGGCTGGCTCGCCACCCTTCGCGAGCGCCTGGCGGACCCGGAGGGCATGGATCCCGTCGGGCAGCCCGCCGCGCTCGCCGCGCAGCTGCGCGACTACCAGCTGCGCGGCCTGAACTGGCTGGCCCGCATGACCTCGCTGGGCCTCGGCGGCTGTCTCGCCGACGACATGGGTCTCGGCAAGACGATCACCCTCATCTCGCTGCACCTGCACCGCCAGCTGGATAGGGAATCCGCGGGCCCCACGCTGGTCGTCTGCCCGACGTCCTTGATGGGCAACTGGCAGCGCGAGATCGAGAAGTTCGCACCGGGCACCGCCGTACGGCGCTTCCACGGTGCCCGTCGCAGCCTTGAGGACCTGGCCGACGGCGAGTTCGTGCTCACCACCTACGGGACGATGCGGCTCGACGCGGAGACGCTCGGGCAGGCCCCTTGGGGCATGGTCGTCGCCGACGAGGCGCAACACGTCAAGAATCCTTACTCCGCGACGGCCAAGCAGCTGCGCACCATCGGGGCACGCGCGCGCGTGGCGCTCACCGGCACTCCGGTGGAGAACAACCTCTCCGAGCTGTGGGCCATCCTCGACTGGACGACGCCGGGGCTGCTCGGAAAGCTCGGCACTTTCCGCACCCGTTATGCGCAGGCCGTGGAGGGCGGGACGGACCCGGGCGCGGCCGAGCGGCTCGGTCAGCTCGTACGCCCGTTCCTACTGCGGCGGCGTAAGTCCGATCCGGGCATCGCGCCTGAGCTTCCGCCGAAGACGGAGACCGACCGTGCGGTATCGCTCAGCACCGAGCAAGCAGGGCTCTACGAAGCGGTGGTGCGGGAAACGCTCGCGGAGATCTCCGGGGCGGACGGTTTCGAACGGCGGGGGCTGATCGTCAAGCTCCTCACCGGCCTCAAGCAGATCTGCAACCACCCGGCGCAGTACCTCAAGGAGGACGAGCCGAGGATTTCGGGTCGCTCCGGGAAGCTGGAACTGCTCGACGAACTGCTCGACACGATCCTCTCCGAGGACGCGTGCGTACTCGTCTTCACGCAGTACGTCCAGATGGCCCGGCTCATCGAGCGGCATCTGTCGGCACGCGGCATCCCGTCGCAGTTCCTGCACGGCGGCACTCCCGTAGCGGAGCGCGAGGCGATGGTGGAGCGCTTCCAGGAAGGCGCGGTCCCGGTCTTCCTCCTGTCGTTGAAGGCGGCGGGGACCGGGTTGAACCTGACCCGTGCCGAGCACGTCGTGCACTACGACCGCTGGTGGAATCCGGCGGTCGAGGCCCAGGCCACCGACCGCGCGTACCGCATCGGTCAGACGCGGCCTGTGCAGGTGCACCGGCTGATCGCCGAGGGCACCATCGAGGACCGCATCGCCGACATGCTCCTGCGCAAGCGGGAGTTGGCGGACTCCGTCCTCGGATCCGGTGAAGCGGGGCTCACCGAACTGACCGACTCCGAACTGTCCGATCTGGTCGAGCTGCGAGGGGGCGCGCGATGA
- a CDS encoding SWIM zinc finger family protein, giving the protein MSDAYDEEYDGANNDGPGTDERTFAALPPAHGRGFAQSWWGQAWLKALEDTALDLQQLKAGRSLARAGSVGAVSVRPGRITAVVQGRDGTPHRSDVLLQELSEDEWDRFLGMAVERAGHIAALLDREMPPHLVEDAAAAGVELLPGIGDLEPECDCDAWDHCGHTAALCYQMARLLDQDPFVLLLMRGRGERALLDELQVRSVAQADAQLIPEETHDAAPEGVSAAQAYAEGAVLPPLPPLPALPPEPGLPPALDTETDPAAGLDVAALEFLAAQTAVEAYRLLADALASGHERLPVGRELTPREDAVRLAAGAPDEEIEARLAAGSGRGRDGLALAVRAWEYGGHAALSVLEEEWTPQEESLARARAALDAAWEEDERPRLRAADNRWTLVGADAQVRHGVDGRWWPYRKERGRWTPAGPAAQDPATALAVATGSE; this is encoded by the coding sequence ATGAGTGACGCGTACGACGAGGAATACGACGGCGCGAACAACGACGGCCCGGGCACGGACGAGCGGACCTTCGCCGCACTGCCGCCCGCGCACGGGAGGGGTTTCGCGCAGAGCTGGTGGGGCCAGGCATGGCTCAAGGCATTGGAGGACACGGCCCTCGACCTGCAGCAGTTGAAGGCGGGGCGGAGCCTCGCGCGCGCGGGATCCGTGGGCGCGGTGTCGGTGCGGCCCGGCCGGATCACGGCAGTCGTTCAGGGCCGTGACGGCACGCCGCACCGCTCCGACGTCCTGCTGCAGGAGCTGAGCGAGGACGAGTGGGACCGTTTCCTGGGGATGGCAGTCGAACGGGCCGGGCACATCGCGGCGCTCCTCGACCGCGAGATGCCCCCGCACCTGGTGGAGGACGCGGCCGCGGCGGGCGTCGAACTCCTGCCCGGCATAGGCGATCTGGAGCCCGAGTGCGACTGTGACGCGTGGGACCACTGCGGGCACACGGCCGCCCTCTGCTACCAGATGGCGCGGCTGCTGGACCAGGACCCCTTCGTCCTGCTGCTGATGCGGGGCCGCGGGGAGCGTGCGCTCCTCGACGAGCTCCAGGTCCGCAGCGTGGCACAAGCCGATGCGCAGCTGATTCCAGAGGAGACGCACGATGCGGCTCCAGAAGGCGTGAGCGCCGCTCAGGCGTACGCGGAGGGGGCCGTGCTCCCGCCGCTGCCACCGCTCCCCGCGCTGCCGCCAGAGCCGGGTCTGCCGCCCGCGCTCGACACGGAGACGGACCCGGCTGCCGGTCTCGATGTGGCGGCGCTCGAGTTCCTGGCGGCGCAGACTGCCGTGGAGGCGTACCGGCTGCTGGCCGACGCGCTCGCTTCCGGCCATGAACGACTCCCTGTGGGACGTGAGTTGACTCCGCGCGAGGATGCCGTACGTCTGGCGGCCGGGGCCCCTGATGAGGAGATCGAGGCACGGCTCGCGGCCGGGTCCGGGCGCGGCCGGGACGGTCTCGCGCTCGCCGTCCGTGCCTGGGAGTACGGCGGTCATGCGGCGCTCTCCGTACTTGAGGAGGAGTGGACTCCACAGGAGGAGTCGTTGGCACGCGCGCGTGCCGCGCTGGATGCGGCGTGGGAAGAGGACGAACGGCCCCGGCTGCGGGCGGCCGACAACCGCTGGACCCTGGTCGGCGCCGACGCCCAGGTACGGCACGGCGTGGACGGCCGCTGGTGGCCCTACCGCAAGGAGCGCGGTCGTTGGACCCCGGCCGGACCTGCGGCACAGGACCCGGCGACGGCACTGGCCGTGGCGACCGGTAGCGAGTAA